One Vibrio gazogenes genomic region harbors:
- a CDS encoding DUF3319 domain-containing protein, with protein sequence MAVATYRGFTLKSAGQSSNVWRVKIKNHILSGNKTAVQKSIDWWCDTASIIDPKEFSNIEVKREQQTAKQVQFAGFTLKNDTGEPNDWYCIFNGRLLKGSKLAIEKHIEKTIIELRQAKAAAAAKK encoded by the coding sequence ATGGCTGTTGCAACATACCGAGGATTTACCCTCAAATCTGCCGGTCAATCCAGTAATGTCTGGCGAGTAAAAATCAAGAATCACATTCTTTCCGGTAATAAAACAGCGGTGCAGAAGAGTATTGATTGGTGGTGTGATACTGCTTCGATTATTGATCCCAAAGAATTTTCCAACATCGAAGTAAAGAGAGAGCAACAGACAGCGAAACAAGTGCAGTTTGCTGGCTTTACTCTGAAAAATGATACTGGTGAGCCGAATGATTGGTACTGTATATTCAATGGTCGGCTACTTAAGGGCTCCAAACTCGCAATTGAAAAGCACATTGAAAAAACAATTATAGAACTCCGTCAGGCGAAAGCAGCGGCAGCAGCAAAGAAGTAA
- a CDS encoding tyrosine-type recombinase/integrase, which yields MLKKPILITKKTIIEDYTKRLCTFIGKEQLDELTQHQYSNSSLLAMAKDWNLFVEFCQHKHAVPYPASPDMIRLFLEKESRERKFSTLRRYSVTITVLHKLLGYPDPITNHQIRLLLMSLRTEKKGDNSQADALGREHLEQLDTKLATSKAAKDIRDLAIYHLMFECILKRVELRKFRVEQLTFHSATEVQVELRGNSYQLSPQASEAVHRWYQLIDIHASPYVFRSIDRHQNIGIEKLNDSSIYRILRGAGERLGIAHLKFSGQSTRIGATQELYQQGMKIKEIQSFGRWQSPVMPSQYVGKHRQAEIGMQQFKSFKPWKS from the coding sequence ATGTTAAAAAAACCAATACTAATCACAAAAAAGACAATAATTGAAGATTATACCAAACGGCTTTGTACTTTTATCGGTAAAGAACAACTCGATGAATTGACACAACATCAGTATTCAAACAGTTCTTTACTTGCGATGGCTAAAGACTGGAATTTATTTGTCGAATTTTGTCAGCATAAGCATGCTGTTCCTTATCCGGCATCTCCGGATATGATTCGTCTTTTTCTTGAAAAGGAGTCCCGAGAGAGGAAGTTTTCAACCTTACGTCGTTACAGCGTCACTATAACTGTACTACATAAATTGCTTGGGTATCCGGATCCAATCACAAATCATCAAATCCGTTTACTCCTAATGTCTTTAAGAACAGAGAAAAAAGGCGATAATAGTCAAGCAGATGCGTTAGGTCGAGAACATCTTGAGCAACTCGATACAAAGCTTGCTACATCGAAAGCGGCCAAAGATATTCGAGATCTTGCCATCTATCATCTGATGTTTGAGTGCATACTGAAACGAGTCGAACTCAGAAAGTTCCGCGTTGAACAGCTCACCTTTCACTCAGCCACTGAAGTACAGGTTGAACTCAGAGGTAATAGTTATCAACTTTCTCCACAGGCTTCAGAAGCCGTTCACCGCTGGTATCAGCTGATTGATATCCACGCTTCACCTTATGTTTTTCGTTCGATCGATCGTCATCAAAACATCGGGATTGAAAAACTGAATGACTCATCGATCTATCGAATTTTAAGAGGTGCCGGAGAGCGACTTGGGATTGCCCATCTTAAATTTTCAGGTCAATCGACCCGCATCGGGGCAACACAAGAACTCTATCAACAAGGGATGAAAATCAAAGAAATTCAGTCTTTTGGTCGCTGGCAAAGCCCAGTGATGCCTTCTCAGTACGTTGGAAAGCATCGCCAGGCTGAAATTGGAATGCAACAATTTAAATCGTTTAAGCCTTGGAAGTCGTGA